GACATTGCCGTTTATCGCAATGACGCAATTACGGTTGATGAACTGCAAGACTTGCGGCCATCACACATCATTATCTCCCCAGGGCCAGGCACGCCGCAACAGGCTGGTATTTCAAAAGCAGTGATTAGCCAATGCGGGCCGCATACTTCTGTGCTTGGCGTTTGTCTGGGGCACCAGGCGATTGGCGAAGTATTTGGCGCAGTGGTGCGCAGAGCCGAGGTGCCGATGCATGGCAAGGTTTCAACCATCCATCATGATGGGCAGGGAATCTATTACGGCTTTGATAGCCCATTTACGGCTACCCGCTATCATTCACTCATTGTCGACCGTGAGACAATTCCCGAATGCCTGCAGATCACTGCTCATACAGAGGATGGAGTCGTCATGGGCCTGCGTCATAAACAGTATCCAGTGGAGGGGGTTCAGTTTCATCCGGAATCCATCCTTACCGATCAGGGGTTAGCCCTAATACGCAATTTTTTAATGAGGAGGAGTGCATAATGTTTCAAACCATCTTGCAACGCGTCGTCTTGGGAGAGAACCTGAGTGAGCCAGAAGCAGAATGTATGATGGAGACGATCGTGGAGGGCAGCGCCACGGCGGCGCAGATTGGCAGTATGCTTACCGCGCTGAGTATCAAAGGTGAAACCATTGAAGAAATTGCCGGCTGTGCACGGGTAATGCGACGCAAGGCTACGCCGGTCAGTACGCCGGGACGGGTAGTTGATACCTGCGGTACTGGCGGAGACAAAAAGAACACCTTCAACATCTCGACAACAGCGGCGTTTGTGGTTGCAGGAGCTGGGCTGACAGTTGCGAAGCATGGCAACCGATCCGTTTCCAGCAAGTGCGGCAGCTCTGATGTATTGGAGTCGCTTGGTATTCCGATCAACCTTGATGCTACGGCTGTAGCAGAAAGTTTACGGAAAGTAAACATCGGTTTTTTGTTTGCTCCCCAATTCCATCAGGCGATGAAGACTGTTGTCGGACCGCGCCGGGAAATCGGCATTCGCACCATTTTTAATATATTAGGGCCATTAACCAATCCCTCAGGGGCTAGCTGTCAACTGCTCGGAGTTTTTCAGCCTGAACTGACTGAGATGCTCGCCGGAGTATTGCAGCGGCTAGGGGCAGAACATGCACTGGTTGTGCATGGCATGGACGGCCTGGATGAGGTATCAATATCTGCTCCCACGAAGGTAACAGAATTAAAAGCCGGACAGATTTACACCTATTATATCAGTCCTGAGGATGTGGGCTTCCAGCGGGCAGATATGTCAGTCATCATTGGCGGCAATGCTGCTGAGAATGGGCAGATTCTGCTGAACATTCTGCAGGGAGAGCAGGGTCCGCGACGGGAAGTCGTTTTGTTCAATGCAGCAGCCGCTCTGGTCGCCGGTGACAAAGCCGACAGTTTGCGTGAAGGGGTGGCTCTGGCGGCTGCCAGTATTGACAGCGGTCAGGCACTGGCAAAATTCACAGAGCTAAAGCTGTTTCAAAGCGAGGCGCTGCAATGATACTAGAGAAGATTCTCGCATCAGTTCGTCACGACCTGGAACTGAGAAAACAAAACCAGCCGCAAGCTGTGCTTGACAAGCAAATGAAACATCTCCCCGCCACTTGCGGCTTTCGGAAGGCATTGGCAATCCCCGGCCAAGTTCAGATCATTGCTGAGTTCAAACAGGCTTCGCCTTCTAAAGGCATCATTCGTCAGGATTTAACGCCAGAGGCAGTGATCTCAGCCTACGCCGACAATGGGGCTGCGGCGATTTCTGTTTTAACTGAGCCGCAGTTTTTTAAGGGAAATGTAAGCTACTTGTCGCAGGCCCGGAAAATCACCAACATACCTTT
The genomic region above belongs to Anaerosporomusa subterranea and contains:
- a CDS encoding anthranilate synthase component II is translated as MIAVIDNYDSFTYNLVQYLGILAADIAVYRNDAITVDELQDLRPSHIIISPGPGTPQQAGISKAVISQCGPHTSVLGVCLGHQAIGEVFGAVVRRAEVPMHGKVSTIHHDGQGIYYGFDSPFTATRYHSLIVDRETIPECLQITAHTEDGVVMGLRHKQYPVEGVQFHPESILTDQGLALIRNFLMRRSA
- the trpD gene encoding anthranilate phosphoribosyltransferase codes for the protein MFQTILQRVVLGENLSEPEAECMMETIVEGSATAAQIGSMLTALSIKGETIEEIAGCARVMRRKATPVSTPGRVVDTCGTGGDKKNTFNISTTAAFVVAGAGLTVAKHGNRSVSSKCGSSDVLESLGIPINLDATAVAESLRKVNIGFLFAPQFHQAMKTVVGPRREIGIRTIFNILGPLTNPSGASCQLLGVFQPELTEMLAGVLQRLGAEHALVVHGMDGLDEVSISAPTKVTELKAGQIYTYYISPEDVGFQRADMSVIIGGNAAENGQILLNILQGEQGPRREVVLFNAAAALVAGDKADSLREGVALAAASIDSGQALAKFTELKLFQSEALQ